A window of uncultured Draconibacterium sp. contains these coding sequences:
- a CDS encoding corrinoid protein, translating into MSELLSKIADCVEFGKINKAAPFPPQMKGQDGADELTKQAIEEGIVAQDILTEGLMVGMQKVGVKFRENKVFVPQVLMSAKAMSTAMVHLKPFFLSGEVKQKGTFIIGTVEGDLHDIGKNLVSMMVEGNGWKVVDLGTDVKAEKFIAALKEHENAFVGLSALLTTTMASMEKITKAIREALPNTKIAVGGAPVTADFCEKIGADAYSADPQGLVEYLNSQVA; encoded by the coding sequence ATGAGCGAATTATTATCAAAAATTGCCGATTGTGTAGAATTTGGAAAGATCAATAAAGCGGCTCCGTTTCCTCCGCAAATGAAAGGACAGGATGGTGCCGACGAGCTTACAAAACAAGCCATTGAAGAAGGAATTGTAGCACAGGATATTTTAACCGAAGGATTAATGGTTGGTATGCAAAAAGTTGGCGTGAAATTTCGCGAAAACAAAGTTTTTGTTCCCCAGGTTTTAATGTCGGCCAAGGCAATGAGCACAGCTATGGTACATTTGAAGCCTTTCTTTTTATCGGGCGAAGTAAAACAAAAAGGCACATTTATTATCGGAACAGTTGAAGGCGATTTGCACGACATTGGTAAAAACCTGGTTTCGATGATGGTTGAAGGCAATGGTTGGAAGGTAGTCGATCTTGGTACCGATGTAAAAGCAGAGAAATTTATTGCTGCTTTAAAAGAACACGAAAACGCATTTGTTGGTTTGTCGGCGTTGTTGACAACTACAATGGCAAGCATGGAAAAAATTACCAAAGCAATTCGCGAGGCATTACCGAACACAAAAATTGCAGTTGGAGGAGCTCCTGTTACCGCCGATTTCTGTGAAAAAATTGGCGCCGATGCTTATTCTGCCGATCCGCAGGGTTTGGTAGAGTATCTGAATTCGCAGGTGGCATAA
- a CDS encoding BamA/TamA family outer membrane protein, translated as MRKIKFTGNKHFPDYKLRDEITIEWSTWFKEKIFGKEPVYYNEELYSADLQRIRIFYQKQGYLNVTFGHPKVVMNKRNKVKLTVPVVEGEPVLISDISYIVDSTYTIEQVLSDQERKKLEFKTEATATKIFRDQAITNDKITIAEAFYDEGYPYTLVKHKLEVDTTLHSTQLNWYVNRGPKSYFGPTNVVGNSRIKTKSILRQLDYNEGDVWSKKAIDQTQKQIFNQGNYRVASVKTQIGAELVDTLPMQIIINEAPRWSIRFGAGYGREDKIRAFTDVQYLSFLTNTGRLNFYAKHSGLEPYNLYLKFSQPSFLFPINTLTLYPFMQRQNEPGYKIDRIGYSITFLQNFSKELNTSIAFIYEDVDVDTTGYMEGSSAKDTETFYQKTGIALGGIYNNTDPILDPVQGFVVSFNTKTNDILFSGDMPFFRVLTEFKTYVGLQKGVVLALKAKMGGIKRTDGEIFIPVEERFFAGGSHSVRGWSRSDLGPQDEDGTPIGGNSLLESSAELRFDLGRELKLTVFADAGNVWKDSFMYKLNDLHYSTGFGLKYKTVIGPAGIDFARPVFDNTNKWQIHFNIGHSF; from the coding sequence GTGCGCAAAATTAAATTCACGGGCAACAAACATTTCCCCGATTACAAGTTAAGAGATGAAATTACCATTGAGTGGAGTACCTGGTTTAAAGAAAAAATATTTGGGAAAGAACCGGTGTATTACAATGAAGAATTGTACTCTGCAGATTTACAACGGATTCGTATCTTTTATCAAAAACAAGGGTATTTAAATGTTACATTCGGTCACCCGAAAGTTGTGATGAACAAGCGGAACAAAGTAAAATTAACTGTGCCGGTTGTTGAGGGCGAACCCGTTCTAATTTCTGATATCTCGTATATAGTCGATTCTACCTATACTATCGAACAGGTTCTTAGTGATCAGGAACGAAAAAAGCTTGAATTTAAAACGGAAGCCACGGCAACAAAAATATTTCGCGACCAGGCAATTACCAATGATAAAATAACCATTGCCGAAGCTTTTTACGACGAAGGATATCCATATACACTGGTTAAGCACAAACTCGAAGTGGATACAACGTTGCATTCAACCCAATTAAACTGGTACGTAAATCGCGGACCTAAATCGTATTTTGGGCCAACAAATGTGGTTGGAAACAGCAGGATAAAAACAAAAAGCATACTCCGGCAGCTCGACTACAACGAAGGGGATGTGTGGTCGAAGAAAGCAATTGATCAAACCCAGAAACAAATTTTCAACCAGGGAAATTACAGGGTGGCATCGGTTAAAACCCAGATAGGTGCTGAGTTGGTTGATACTTTGCCCATGCAGATAATTATTAACGAGGCTCCGCGGTGGTCCATTCGTTTTGGAGCAGGTTACGGACGCGAAGACAAAATAAGAGCTTTTACCGATGTTCAGTATTTAAGTTTTCTTACAAACACCGGAAGGCTTAATTTTTATGCAAAACACTCAGGACTTGAACCCTATAATCTTTATTTGAAATTTTCGCAGCCGTCTTTTTTATTTCCGATAAATACTCTTACGCTGTATCCTTTTATGCAGCGTCAGAATGAGCCGGGGTATAAAATCGACCGAATTGGCTATAGCATTACTTTTTTACAAAATTTTTCAAAAGAATTAAATACCTCCATTGCCTTTATTTATGAAGATGTGGATGTGGATACTACTGGTTATATGGAAGGCAGCTCGGCGAAAGATACCGAAACGTTTTACCAGAAAACAGGTATTGCTCTGGGGGGAATTTACAACAATACCGATCCGATTTTAGACCCGGTACAGGGATTTGTAGTTTCATTCAATACCAAAACCAACGACATTCTTTTTTCAGGAGATATGCCTTTTTTCAGGGTTTTAACCGAGTTTAAAACTTACGTGGGTTTGCAAAAAGGTGTGGTGCTGGCATTAAAAGCTAAAATGGGTGGAATTAAAAGAACTGATGGTGAGATTTTTATCCCGGTTGAAGAGCGGTTTTTTGCCGGAGGAAGTCATTCGGTTCGGGGATGGTCGAGAAGTGATCTTGGCCCGCAAGATGAGGATGGAACACCCATTGGAGGGAATAGTTTGTTGGAATCGTCAGCCGAATTACGGTTCGATTTGGGACGAGAGTTAAAGTTAACGGTATTTGCTGATGCCGGTAATGTTTGGAAAGACTCGTTTATGTATAAATTAAACGATTTACATTATAGCACGGGTTTCGGATTAAAATATAAAACCGTAATCGGACCCGCCGGAATTGATTTTGCACGACCTGTTTTTGACAACACTAACAAGTGGCAAATTCATTTTAATATTGGTCATTCATTTTAA
- a CDS encoding GNAT family N-acetyltransferase — protein MKFTFKHFSELSTDELYGILQLRAEIFVVEQDCVYNDIDGLDKDAVHQFLKKGNKIVAYSRLLKPGTRFPDYSIGRVVVDQSERGTGLGIRMMEEAKAYILKNMGATKIKISAQKYLRKFYENLGFVVITDEYLEDGIPHFGMLYTN, from the coding sequence ATGAAATTTACATTTAAACATTTCTCCGAGTTAAGCACCGACGAATTGTACGGTATACTTCAACTCAGGGCCGAAATATTTGTAGTAGAGCAAGACTGCGTTTACAACGACATTGACGGCTTAGACAAGGATGCTGTGCATCAATTTTTAAAAAAAGGAAATAAAATTGTTGCCTATTCGCGCCTTTTAAAACCAGGCACACGTTTCCCCGATTATTCCATTGGGCGGGTTGTTGTAGACCAATCAGAACGCGGCACAGGCCTGGGCATTCGAATGATGGAAGAAGCAAAAGCGTATATCCTAAAAAACATGGGAGCTACAAAAATTAAAATCAGCGCTCAAAAATACCTTCGGAAATTCTATGAGAATTTGGGCTTTGTTGTAATTACCGATGAATACCTGGAAGACGGGATTCCTCATTTTGGAATGCTCTACACAAACTAA
- a CDS encoding translocation/assembly module TamB domain-containing protein gives MRNKWKYLLFIPVGFILLLVALLLFTQTAFFKEKAKQQLVNILEKQLNLTLEVEKIEGNWYNHLEVHKVHFTDNDSTVVSLEMLKLNYKLLPLRHKVIQIDSLILDKPQIRLWQKKDSTWNLASNVKSESENTGSASNAFAYTVDVKSVEIRDGKLSVSSFSKFIPTKTTDINLRASGEYSDVKTKVRLDTFYLKTENPFVELKNLSGVYTMDKNGIQIDSLRFVAGESNLDFEGEYLSSENMNANVTNGKISNKDLAIFLPTFKLLCSPAVNANFETSNDSVFAWAELQHNNQSLRAEFSMDKLSELISQKETVSYSTTLLFTNFKTKEWIEVAGHSGLLNGNFKLSGPDLLNFKTSAKVAGELKRSKYNGFNIDSLVVSGLYNADSVDAKVGLKSALGDLSLEGRLTSISTKPKYEVHVVGDDLNITSFVPELIDTKFDGTLDAEGEGVNSNDIFAKARINFKSSTIYSLPFDSLTALVQLKNNVVSFDSLNAFAPGGEIMGDGTLSLDSLFLNSSYTAQIHNLDVIKPFVELPVTFDSATTKGTVYGPVSTLKVNGDVSIFNADGYSAKLETAKGNYLVAVEDSVIVKVNSSAYNLSSGSLLLDSANVDFGYVEGNIDLAARVFVDESFSVSAATQFNIGDTMAIDVHSFEAKTILSDYYLPDTMKVRLYGYDRLNIENLELKDRNQDDFLLEANGSISNTDSNRFEVLIKHFDLSLLNRFMESEDSLKGLFNGNLSIRGSSLKPVIKGNAQLVDPVFGPYSVSSIESDFTYENELGSAELSIPEFGETFNASLSAPFKVSIDSLEFIYDLPSEFNADLYIKSLDLSEIITSYMPDDSIKGVINGKINASGEIENPLINGYLGIDRGKYINNNLGIDYNDIKANVKFEGNKIQLDTFLIHQKGGLISVTGEVEFDSTIIAGTITSSSLQLDANKFFVTKHRNYEVLIDAKTFIKTGEKNPEFGGKVKVIRSDIFLPALMSDGKTDIEHDVPLLVEALRNPADSLVINTGAPAREKNEDRNNNKFTEQLTGRLNVEIPKNTWIRTNDMRIELNGELEIVKTGPYFEIFGNVDVVRGYYILYGRKLNITESQIVFQGGEDFDPTLNIETEYVFRGMDKEKRYLNLRISGELSEPDITFVLDGTEITETDGVSILIFGATSDEIGYGAQNGILGSVGSNAVTSLVTSQLSKTIGTQFNLDMIEVTATENWQSAAFVVGKYITNDLFVIYQRGFGEVDGDEITPESIILEYELNEKLFLRLQSGSSKESGMDVILKFEQEVDRPVQGIKKE, from the coding sequence ATGCGAAATAAGTGGAAATATTTGTTGTTTATTCCGGTAGGATTTATTCTACTGCTTGTTGCATTACTGTTGTTTACACAAACGGCATTTTTTAAAGAAAAGGCAAAACAACAGCTTGTTAATATTCTGGAAAAGCAGTTGAACTTAACGCTCGAAGTGGAGAAGATTGAGGGAAACTGGTACAATCATTTAGAGGTGCACAAGGTTCATTTTACTGACAATGATTCAACTGTTGTGTCATTGGAAATGCTAAAGTTGAATTACAAATTGCTTCCGCTAAGGCACAAAGTTATTCAAATTGATTCGCTAATATTAGATAAACCACAAATCAGGCTTTGGCAGAAGAAAGATAGTACATGGAACCTGGCGTCGAATGTAAAAAGCGAATCCGAAAATACGGGCAGTGCAAGCAATGCATTTGCATATACTGTTGATGTTAAAAGTGTTGAAATCCGTGATGGAAAGCTCTCTGTTTCTTCGTTTTCAAAATTTATTCCCACAAAAACAACAGATATAAATCTTCGGGCCAGTGGCGAGTACAGCGACGTAAAAACAAAAGTCAGGCTCGATACTTTTTATCTCAAAACCGAAAATCCGTTTGTTGAATTGAAGAATCTGAGTGGCGTTTACACGATGGATAAAAACGGAATACAGATCGACAGTTTACGTTTTGTTGCCGGAGAATCGAACCTGGATTTTGAAGGAGAATATCTTTCATCTGAAAATATGAATGCGAATGTTACAAATGGAAAAATAAGTAATAAGGACCTGGCCATTTTTCTTCCAACATTTAAACTGTTGTGCTCGCCGGCTGTAAATGCAAATTTTGAAACCAGTAACGATTCTGTTTTTGCGTGGGCCGAACTGCAACACAATAATCAATCGCTTCGGGCAGAGTTTTCGATGGATAAGCTTTCTGAATTAATCAGTCAGAAAGAAACTGTTTCGTATTCCACTACCTTGTTGTTCACTAATTTTAAAACCAAAGAATGGATTGAGGTAGCGGGGCATTCCGGATTATTGAACGGAAATTTTAAGCTAAGCGGGCCCGATTTGTTGAACTTTAAAACATCGGCCAAGGTTGCCGGAGAACTAAAACGGTCGAAATACAATGGATTTAATATCGACAGTTTAGTGGTATCCGGTTTGTACAATGCCGATAGTGTTGATGCAAAAGTTGGGTTGAAATCGGCACTGGGAGATTTGAGTCTGGAAGGCCGGTTAACCAGTATAAGTACCAAACCAAAATATGAAGTACATGTTGTTGGCGACGATTTAAACATTACTTCGTTTGTTCCGGAACTGATCGACACAAAATTTGACGGAACTCTTGATGCCGAAGGAGAGGGAGTAAACAGCAATGATATTTTTGCAAAAGCACGTATAAACTTTAAAAGCAGCACAATTTACAGTTTGCCTTTCGATAGTTTAACGGCCTTGGTACAACTAAAGAACAACGTTGTAAGCTTTGATTCGCTAAATGCTTTCGCGCCCGGAGGCGAAATTATGGGCGACGGTACTTTATCGCTTGATTCACTGTTTTTAAATTCCTCATATACGGCACAAATTCATAATCTCGATGTAATAAAACCTTTCGTGGAATTACCCGTCACTTTTGATTCGGCAACAACAAAAGGGACAGTATACGGGCCGGTAAGCACATTAAAAGTTAACGGTGATGTGTCAATTTTTAATGCCGATGGATATTCAGCAAAACTTGAAACAGCAAAGGGCAATTACCTTGTTGCTGTGGAGGATTCAGTAATTGTAAAAGTAAATTCGAGTGCTTATAATCTGAGCAGCGGTTCTTTGTTGTTGGATTCTGCAAATGTTGATTTTGGGTATGTTGAAGGAAATATTGATTTAGCTGCAAGGGTGTTTGTGGATGAATCATTTAGTGTTTCTGCAGCCACTCAGTTTAATATTGGCGATACAATGGCGATTGATGTTCATAGTTTTGAGGCAAAAACAATTTTGTCGGACTACTATTTACCCGATACCATGAAAGTGAGACTTTACGGGTACGACAGATTAAACATTGAAAATTTAGAACTAAAAGACCGAAACCAGGATGATTTTCTCTTGGAAGCAAATGGAAGCATTTCGAATACCGACAGCAACCGGTTTGAAGTGCTTATTAAACATTTTGACCTGAGTTTGTTGAATCGCTTTATGGAGAGCGAAGATTCTCTGAAAGGATTATTTAACGGAAATTTGTCCATTCGTGGTTCATCGTTAAAACCCGTAATTAAGGGAAATGCTCAGCTTGTTGATCCCGTTTTTGGACCTTATTCCGTTTCTTCCATCGAATCGGATTTTACCTACGAAAATGAACTGGGAAGTGCCGAGCTTAGTATTCCTGAGTTTGGTGAAACTTTTAATGCTTCGCTTAGTGCTCCTTTTAAAGTATCCATCGATTCGCTGGAGTTTATATATGATCTGCCGTCAGAATTTAACGCCGACTTATATATTAAGTCACTCGATTTGTCCGAAATAATTACTTCGTACATGCCCGACGATAGTATAAAAGGAGTAATAAACGGGAAGATTAATGCAAGCGGTGAAATTGAAAATCCATTAATAAACGGTTATTTAGGCATTGATCGTGGAAAATACATAAACAATAATCTGGGAATTGATTACAACGACATTAAAGCCAACGTGAAATTCGAGGGCAATAAAATTCAGCTCGATACATTTTTAATACATCAAAAAGGTGGTTTAATATCTGTTACAGGCGAGGTTGAATTTGATTCGACCATTATTGCAGGAACTATTACAAGTTCTTCGTTGCAGCTCGATGCCAATAAGTTTTTTGTTACCAAACACCGAAACTATGAAGTATTAATCGATGCCAAAACGTTTATAAAAACGGGTGAAAAAAATCCCGAGTTTGGAGGAAAGGTAAAAGTTATACGTTCGGATATCTTTTTGCCCGCACTTATGTCGGATGGAAAAACGGATATTGAACACGATGTTCCTCTTTTGGTTGAAGCTTTAAGAAATCCTGCCGACTCGCTTGTAATAAACACGGGAGCACCAGCAAGAGAGAAAAATGAAGACAGAAACAACAATAAATTTACGGAGCAGTTAACGGGCAGGTTAAACGTAGAAATTCCGAAGAATACCTGGATAAGAACCAACGATATGCGGATTGAGTTAAATGGTGAGTTGGAGATTGTAAAAACCGGGCCTTATTTCGAAATATTTGGGAATGTTGATGTGGTTAGAGGATATTATATTCTGTACGGAAGGAAGCTGAATATCACCGAAAGTCAGATTGTTTTTCAGGGAGGAGAAGATTTTGATCCGACATTAAACATTGAAACCGAGTATGTTTTTAGAGGAATGGATAAGGAAAAACGTTACCTGAATTTGCGAATAAGCGGTGAACTTTCGGAACCGGATATTACATTTGTGTTGGATGGGACAGAAATAACAGAAACCGATGGTGTATCGATTTTAATATTTGGTGCCACCAGCGATGAAATTGGATACGGTGCTCAAAACGGAATACTTGGATCGGTTGGATCAAATGCGGTTACCAGCCTGGTTACTTCGCAGTTAAGTAAAACCATAGGTACGCAATTTAATCTCGATATGATTGAAGTAACTGCCACCGAAAACTGGCAAAGTGCCGCATTTGTTGTGGGTAAATACATCACCAACGATCTTTTTGTGATTTATCAACGCGGATTTGGAGAGGTTGATGGTGACGAGATAACACCCGAATCAATTATTCTGGAATATGAATTAAACGAGAAATTGTTTTTGCGTTTGCAAAGCGGCAGTTCAAAAGAGTCGGGTATGGATGTTATTCTGAAATTTGAACAAGAAGTTGATCGTCCGGTTCAGGGCATAAAAAAGGAATAA
- a CDS encoding uroporphyrinogen decarboxylase family protein, protein MKGLELIKKAFALEEVERVPWVPFVGVHGGYLTGVDAETYLKSTDEIVKGVSKSIEEYNPDGVPVVFDLQIEAEILGCNLQWAPHNPPAVVSHPLAYGTNLAHLKVPEITDGRIPVCVEATKILRKKYPEVALYGLITGPFTLALHLMGTDIFMKLFEAPDEVNAVMEFCTKVGLKMSEYLLDAGCDIIAVVDPMTSQIDPMTFETFVTPYCTEIFDFVRKREKLSSFFVCGHAQQNIEAMCNCKPDNVSIDENIPLDFVKEIALKKGISFGGNMKLTVVLLMGNEDDSRENAMECLDMGGKKGFILAPGCDLPMDTPPANIKAVSELVHDPYKQDVVRALEKKESTLEIFNMKDYGQADKVIVDIITLDSESCAPCQYMVEAVKKVAPQFEGVVEWREHAIKKMDAVTFMSSLMVKNIPTICIDGKIAFVSQIPPRAELVAAIQKRINKKLRLKIQQKKSEILLLCDDTEECKGLKQNLHRAITELGKDVLVKVISDKKEMANYGVSKGPAVVTVNYKLKSEGAEPSLEVMKEWIKEL, encoded by the coding sequence ATGAAAGGATTAGAACTTATAAAAAAGGCATTTGCTCTTGAAGAAGTGGAGCGTGTACCATGGGTGCCGTTTGTGGGTGTGCATGGTGGATATTTAACCGGAGTTGATGCCGAAACATATCTGAAATCGACAGATGAAATTGTAAAAGGTGTTAGCAAATCCATCGAAGAGTACAACCCTGATGGAGTTCCTGTGGTTTTTGATTTGCAAATTGAAGCTGAAATCTTGGGATGCAATTTGCAGTGGGCACCGCACAATCCACCGGCTGTTGTTTCTCATCCGTTGGCATACGGAACAAATTTGGCCCATTTAAAAGTACCGGAAATTACCGATGGTCGTATCCCGGTATGTGTGGAGGCAACCAAAATTTTGCGGAAAAAATATCCAGAAGTGGCACTTTATGGTTTAATTACCGGGCCTTTTACCTTGGCGCTTCACCTTATGGGAACCGATATTTTTATGAAATTATTTGAAGCTCCGGATGAAGTAAATGCAGTGATGGAGTTTTGTACAAAAGTTGGGCTTAAAATGTCGGAATATTTGTTGGATGCAGGTTGCGATATAATTGCAGTGGTTGATCCGATGACCAGCCAAATTGATCCGATGACTTTTGAAACCTTTGTTACGCCCTATTGTACCGAAATCTTTGATTTTGTGCGAAAAAGGGAAAAACTCAGTTCGTTTTTTGTTTGTGGCCATGCGCAACAAAACATCGAAGCCATGTGTAACTGCAAACCCGATAATGTTTCAATCGACGAAAATATTCCACTTGATTTTGTAAAAGAAATCGCCTTGAAAAAGGGCATCAGTTTTGGCGGAAACATGAAACTGACCGTGGTATTGTTAATGGGTAACGAAGATGATTCGCGCGAAAATGCCATGGAATGTCTGGATATGGGTGGCAAAAAAGGTTTTATTCTAGCACCCGGTTGCGATTTACCAATGGACACTCCTCCGGCAAATATAAAAGCGGTTAGCGAACTGGTTCACGACCCATACAAACAAGATGTGGTGCGTGCTTTGGAGAAAAAGGAAAGCACGCTTGAAATCTTTAATATGAAAGATTATGGCCAGGCCGATAAAGTAATTGTCGACATTATTACACTCGATTCTGAATCGTGTGCGCCGTGCCAATACATGGTTGAAGCCGTTAAAAAAGTGGCACCACAATTTGAAGGAGTTGTGGAGTGGCGCGAACATGCCATTAAAAAAATGGATGCGGTAACATTTATGTCGTCGTTAATGGTGAAGAACATACCTACCATTTGTATCGATGGTAAAATAGCTTTTGTTTCGCAAATTCCGCCCAGGGCTGAGTTGGTGGCCGCTATTCAAAAACGTATCAATAAAAAACTGCGCTTAAAAATTCAGCAAAAGAAAAGCGAGATTTTGTTGCTTTGCGACGATACCGAAGAGTGCAAAGGTTTAAAACAAAATTTACACCGGGCAATTACCGAACTGGGGAAAGACGTGCTGGTAAAAGTAATTTCGGATAAAAAAGAAATGGCGAATTACGGGGTTTCAAAAGGACCGGCTGTGGTTACCGTAAATTACAAACTAAAATCGGAAGGAGCAGAACCTTCGCTGGAGGTAATGAAGGAGTGGATTAAAGAATTGTAA
- a CDS encoding gluconate:H+ symporter, translating to MSTPFLIFIVISAVGLLLFMVLKLKVSAFISLLITAIYVGIIAGMPLKEVTQAIQDGMAGTLGFVATVVGLGAIFGQMLESSGGAESLAHYLIKKFGTDRASWAMVITGFVVAIPVFLDVGFIILVPIIYALARDSKRSLLYYGIPLLAGLAVTHSFIPPTPGPVAVADIINVQLGWVILLGIILGFPTAVIAGPIWGSYISKKIHISPPAEYDKPSEKEYDENNLPSFRLIALIIAIPLFMILVNTFTGLAVSKNIVAQSIWTDVLEFIGHPFSALIIATLIATYFLCIKRGMDKQKVLELSTKALGPAGIIILITGAGGVLKQILVDSGIGKIMAESMANSALPPILLAWLLAAIVRVTQGSATVAMITAAGIIAPVLSEFGLNDPQRALVVLSIASGATLLSHVNDSGFWLVGKYFGMNEKQTLQSWTVMESIIAICGLVFTMLASLFF from the coding sequence ATGAGTACACCTTTCTTGATTTTCATTGTAATTTCAGCTGTTGGTCTTCTTCTTTTTATGGTGCTAAAACTTAAAGTAAGTGCATTTATTTCGCTGCTTATAACTGCCATTTATGTAGGAATAATTGCAGGCATGCCTTTAAAAGAAGTGACACAGGCGATACAGGACGGAATGGCCGGGACTCTTGGTTTTGTTGCTACTGTGGTTGGCTTAGGTGCCATTTTTGGTCAAATGTTGGAAAGTTCGGGTGGAGCCGAATCGCTGGCACATTACCTGATTAAAAAGTTTGGCACCGACAGAGCTTCGTGGGCCATGGTAATTACCGGATTTGTTGTGGCAATACCCGTTTTTCTTGATGTTGGATTCATCATTTTGGTCCCGATAATTTATGCTCTGGCACGCGACTCTAAACGTTCGCTTTTATACTATGGAATACCACTTTTAGCCGGTTTGGCTGTTACCCATAGTTTTATTCCGCCAACACCCGGGCCTGTTGCCGTTGCCGACATTATTAATGTGCAGTTGGGTTGGGTAATTTTACTGGGCATTATTTTAGGATTTCCTACTGCTGTTATTGCAGGACCGATTTGGGGCAGTTATATTTCAAAAAAAATACATATTTCTCCTCCGGCCGAATACGACAAACCTTCCGAAAAGGAATACGATGAAAACAATCTGCCCTCTTTTCGTTTGATTGCTTTAATAATTGCCATTCCCCTGTTTATGATTTTAGTAAACACATTTACCGGATTGGCTGTGTCAAAAAATATTGTTGCTCAATCCATTTGGACTGATGTTCTTGAATTTATCGGCCATCCTTTTTCGGCCCTGATAATTGCGACACTAATTGCTACCTATTTTTTGTGTATAAAGCGCGGAATGGATAAACAAAAGGTGCTGGAACTTTCAACCAAAGCACTTGGCCCTGCCGGAATTATTATACTGATTACTGGTGCCGGCGGTGTTTTAAAACAAATATTGGTGGATAGCGGTATTGGTAAAATTATGGCCGAGTCGATGGCTAATTCAGCTTTGCCTCCTATTTTACTGGCCTGGCTTTTAGCCGCAATTGTGCGAGTAACACAAGGCTCAGCTACTGTTGCCATGATTACCGCTGCCGGAATTATTGCCCCGGTTTTAAGCGAATTCGGGCTCAACGACCCGCAACGTGCTTTGGTCGTTTTGTCGATTGCATCAGGAGCCACATTGCTTTCACACGTAAACGACAGTGGTTTTTGGCTGGTGGGTAAATACTTTGGAATGAACGAAAAACAAACCCTTCAGTCGTGGACAGTTATGGAATCGATAATTGCCATTTGTGGTTTGGTTTTTACAATGCTTGCCAGTTTATTTTTCTAG
- a CDS encoding AraC family transcriptional regulator, with protein sequence MHKEIRYYKIPAPLVEEQKNRSLTRDLYLTETGEIGVEQGTIWDLEQQLDNCMLAYCTKGSGIVQITGEQIPVSDDQFFIIPKGGKFKYYSEWNVSSHFLVAHFGGAKAQQMGKEFSLVRNLIPSVNNMVANREMLFDEIFNNLSKGFHDENLEYVNFCFAHLLATFVYANKTSDDIADESSPVVRRAINYLNRNLDKKLTLNKLATEVGYSPTYLSTLFKKETNYSPISYFSHLKILKACEFLDYTAMKIKEISFKLGYTDPYYFTKDFTKKMGLSPRNYRNRIS encoded by the coding sequence ATGCACAAAGAAATCAGATATTATAAAATTCCGGCGCCTTTGGTTGAAGAACAAAAAAACAGGTCGTTAACCCGAGACCTCTATTTAACCGAAACGGGCGAGATTGGAGTGGAACAAGGAACAATTTGGGATTTGGAGCAGCAACTTGACAATTGCATGCTGGCCTATTGTACAAAAGGTAGCGGTATTGTACAAATTACCGGAGAGCAAATTCCGGTTTCTGATGATCAGTTTTTTATAATCCCAAAAGGAGGAAAATTCAAATATTACTCGGAGTGGAATGTAAGCAGCCACTTTTTAGTAGCCCATTTTGGAGGAGCCAAGGCACAACAAATGGGCAAAGAGTTTTCATTGGTTCGAAATCTTATTCCTTCGGTAAATAACATGGTTGCCAACCGCGAAATGCTTTTTGATGAAATTTTTAATAACCTTTCGAAAGGCTTTCACGATGAAAACCTGGAATACGTAAATTTCTGTTTTGCACATTTACTGGCCACCTTTGTGTACGCCAACAAAACCAGCGATGATATTGCTGATGAATCGAGTCCGGTTGTGCGGCGCGCCATCAATTATTTAAACCGAAACCTGGATAAAAAGCTAACTTTAAACAAACTTGCCACCGAAGTAGGCTACTCACCCACCTATCTCAGCACGCTTTTTAAAAAGGAAACCAACTACTCGCCCATCAGTTATTTCTCTCATTTGAAAATATTAAAAGCTTGCGAATTTCTCGATTACACCGCCATGAAAATCAAAGAAATATCGTTTAAACTGGGTTATACCGACCCCTACTACTTTACAAAAGACTTTACAAAAAAAATGGGTTTGTCACCTCGTAATTACAGGAACAGAATAAGTTAA